A stretch of the Candidatus Omnitrophota bacterium genome encodes the following:
- a CDS encoding 4Fe-4S dicluster domain-containing protein encodes MKKPKYIENVATVKLNTEKCTGCGMCEIVCPHAVFIIKDGKAVISDLNACMECGACELNCPVGALSVKAGVGCAAGIINGILKGTEPSCDCDESGKGC; translated from the coding sequence ATGAAAAAACCTAAATATATAGAGAATGTCGCGACGGTAAAATTGAATACTGAAAAGTGTACCGGATGCGGTATGTGTGAAATCGTCTGCCCCCACGCTGTTTTTATCATCAAAGACGGCAAGGCGGTTATATCTGATTTGAATGCCTGTATGGAATGCGGCGCCTGCGAACTTAATTGTCCTGTCGGGGCTTTGAGTGTTAAAGCCGGAGTCGGATGCGCGGCAGGTATTATCAATGGTATCCTGAAAGGAACAGAACCGAGCTGTGATTGTGATGAGTCAGGCAAGGGCTGCTGA
- a CDS encoding YHS domain-containing protein, producing the protein MGTKFKVKANTQAADYNGKSYYFCCAGCPGPFNNNPGEYINKQ; encoded by the coding sequence ATGGGAACCAAATTTAAAGTCAAGGCGAATACTCAAGCCGCGGATTATAATGGCAAGAGTTATTACTTCTGCTGCGCGGGATGCCCTGGTCCTTTTAATAACAATCCCGGGGAATATATAAATAAGCAATAA